A part of Melittangium boletus DSM 14713 genomic DNA contains:
- a CDS encoding serine/threonine-protein kinase, which yields MHPSDSTGGATPLGTKLLAEHFRTDAAAREAIVARFISRVSSLFIVSTFGLVSLIGWPRALAVAGLCAVLAVYYGVLSRMLRRGWFHPSIYWVNVGLETSTGAFLFVCDTLFGTPEQALGNPMAVLWTAAIVFAALRGKRSLALFAGGLVAAQTVLLYFLLAWPRLAEPIPMIFSPAMVILRASYYVVIGWLAALVAGYLTHRAEEALHAVREKDLVGKYFLHERLGVGGMAEVFRATYSPEGGFEKVVAIKRILPAYAEDEDFVTLFRREAELGSLLNHPNIVQVLDVGRFGDTYFMAMEHIEGVSLRELLKSHGSLPPAVVAYLGAELGEALDYVHRRTSNEGLPLNLVHRDVNPPNILLSRIGEVKLGDFGVARAAIHVRLTQADRVRGKLGYLAPEQARGHAFDGRADLFALGLTLHEALTGRRVFQEEDVSNTVRATPPPFLVPPSVHRPEVPPALDAVIMGLLTWQVEERTDRGQRLREQLCALTGAFAPFPHGQRELGRLVQEALARKAGHIPARSTERETRVEHLPTPARSEEPTAVLTRRVSDEP from the coding sequence ATGCATCCCTCCGACTCAACAGGTGGCGCGACGCCGCTCGGCACGAAGTTGCTCGCCGAGCACTTCCGGACGGACGCCGCCGCCCGCGAAGCCATCGTGGCCCGGTTCATCAGCCGGGTGTCCAGCCTCTTCATCGTCTCCACGTTCGGGCTGGTCTCCCTCATCGGCTGGCCCCGCGCCCTGGCCGTCGCGGGCCTGTGTGCCGTCCTCGCCGTCTACTACGGGGTGCTGTCCCGGATGTTGCGGCGAGGCTGGTTCCACCCCTCCATCTACTGGGTCAACGTCGGCCTGGAGACCTCCACCGGAGCGTTCCTCTTCGTCTGCGACACCCTCTTCGGGACGCCCGAGCAGGCGCTGGGCAACCCCATGGCCGTGCTCTGGACCGCGGCCATCGTGTTCGCGGCTCTGCGGGGCAAGCGCAGTCTGGCCCTCTTCGCCGGTGGCCTCGTGGCCGCCCAGACGGTGCTGCTCTACTTCCTGCTGGCCTGGCCCCGGCTGGCCGAGCCCATTCCGATGATCTTCTCGCCGGCGATGGTGATTCTGCGGGCCAGCTACTACGTCGTCATCGGATGGCTGGCGGCGCTCGTGGCCGGCTACCTCACGCACCGGGCCGAAGAGGCGCTACACGCCGTGCGGGAGAAGGACCTGGTGGGCAAGTACTTCCTGCACGAGCGGCTGGGGGTGGGAGGCATGGCGGAGGTGTTCCGCGCCACGTACAGCCCAGAAGGCGGCTTCGAGAAGGTGGTGGCCATCAAGCGCATCCTCCCCGCCTACGCCGAGGACGAGGACTTCGTGACGCTGTTCCGCCGGGAGGCGGAGCTGGGCTCGCTGCTCAACCACCCCAACATCGTCCAGGTGCTCGACGTGGGCCGGTTCGGGGACACGTACTTCATGGCCATGGAGCACATCGAAGGGGTGTCCCTGCGCGAGCTGCTCAAGAGCCACGGGTCGCTGCCGCCGGCGGTGGTGGCCTACCTCGGGGCCGAGCTGGGCGAGGCGCTCGACTACGTGCACCGGCGCACCTCGAACGAGGGACTTCCGCTGAACCTGGTGCACCGGGACGTGAATCCGCCCAACATCCTGCTGTCACGCATTGGCGAGGTGAAGCTGGGGGACTTCGGGGTGGCGCGCGCGGCCATTCACGTCCGGCTCACGCAGGCGGACCGGGTGCGCGGCAAGCTGGGCTACCTGGCACCGGAGCAGGCACGGGGCCACGCCTTCGACGGGCGGGCGGATCTCTTCGCGCTGGGCCTCACGTTGCACGAGGCGCTCACGGGACGGCGTGTCTTCCAGGAGGAGGATGTCTCCAACACCGTGCGAGCGACCCCGCCGCCCTTCCTCGTGCCGCCCTCGGTGCACCGCCCGGAAGTACCTCCCGCGCTGGATGCCGTCATCATGGGTCTGCTGACGTGGCAAGTGGAGGAGCGCACGGATCGGGGCCAGCGGTTGCGCGAGCAACTGTGTGCCCTGACGGGAGCGTTCGCGCCCTTTCCCCACGGACAGCGGGAGCTGGGCCGTCTGGTGCAGGAAGCCCTCGCGCGCAAGGCGGGCCACATTCCGGCGCGGAGCACGGAGCGGGAAACCCGGGTGGAGCACCTCCCCACCCCGGCGAGAAGCGAGGAGCCCACGGCGGTGCTGACGCGAAGAGTGTCAGACGAGCCGTAG
- a CDS encoding DUF5953 family protein produces MIVYAPALAGDDGRTLAVVHAMERAHPGLRIGLMISDEGTLIPLPDRDAFVARESSRGEMPPLRSTDDNFRVSVTGWGKPAGISPGGRAQFEFHVALPLSAAGSAAAAALLEAVAEEAHAFWGHATPFSAGVDITRQTKNRPDDLKPPPRGLPVIKSPVAMRSPEIPHRLGWLNYWSDAAARAIGFPDPARDAELLSRARRTATGGWVVRLTDEPLDLDNPAHLHALKRAYESFPEIGGRSVL; encoded by the coding sequence ATGATCGTCTATGCGCCTGCGCTTGCGGGGGATGATGGCCGAACTTTGGCTGTTGTTCATGCAATGGAACGCGCACACCCCGGCTTGCGCATTGGGTTGATGATTTCTGACGAGGGGACGCTTATTCCGTTGCCGGATCGCGACGCATTCGTCGCCCGCGAGTCCAGTCGTGGGGAAATGCCACCGCTGCGTAGCACTGATGACAACTTCCGAGTCAGCGTGACGGGATGGGGAAAGCCGGCGGGGATTTCTCCTGGCGGTCGGGCTCAATTCGAATTCCATGTGGCGCTACCTCTGTCCGCCGCCGGCAGCGCGGCTGCGGCAGCCTTACTGGAGGCCGTTGCGGAGGAAGCACACGCGTTCTGGGGTCACGCGACGCCGTTCAGCGCGGGGGTGGATATTACACGCCAGACGAAGAATCGGCCAGACGACCTGAAGCCGCCTCCTCGCGGCCTGCCGGTTATCAAGTCTCCTGTTGCCATGCGCTCGCCTGAGATTCCGCATCGCCTCGGGTGGCTGAACTACTGGTCAGACGCCGCCGCACGGGCCATCGGCTTTCCGGACCCCGCCCGCGACGCCGAGCTACTCTCACGGGCGCGGCGCACCGCGACAGGCGGGTGGGTGGTCAGGCTCACCGATGAACCGCTCGACCTGGACAACCCCGCCCACCTGCACGCGCTCAAACGGGCCTACGAGAGCTTCCCGGAGATCGGCGGGCGCTCGGTCCTTTGA
- a CDS encoding glycoside hydrolase family 76 protein, with protein sequence MNSRFLNGLVAAVVVASAPGALALTPAEKDLAFNSYNNAFYVANGGNGYYVLDTNRKVPTRFDFWRVCEQIEAAEDAYDRTRNPAHRDIVFSLLNGLNNVVSGTTDFASWNEYNDDVMWAVIALTRGYEITGHRPFLDQAQWQFNKVWDRAWDTKLGGGLWWRTDNQTKNACVNGPATIAAMLLARNTVNTGYRAQADQIYNWLRATLVNPTTGQVADHIQANGTKVWWAFTYNQGTFAGASTLLYQATGNTSYRDVGGLAVNWTRRNLTGQHVADILNDEYDANGGSGDTAGFKGIFVRWAGKWAGAANDASIKSWLANNSNTAWSYRNSSGVMWGQWWRRTPDNYVTSWESSPGLAVSQTPY encoded by the coding sequence ATGAACTCGCGGTTCTTGAATGGCCTGGTGGCTGCCGTGGTCGTGGCGTCCGCGCCGGGTGCCCTCGCGCTCACCCCGGCGGAGAAGGACCTGGCGTTCAACTCCTACAACAACGCCTTCTATGTCGCGAACGGCGGCAACGGCTACTACGTACTCGACACGAACCGCAAGGTGCCGACCCGGTTCGACTTCTGGCGGGTCTGCGAGCAGATCGAGGCGGCCGAGGACGCCTATGACCGGACGCGCAATCCGGCCCACCGCGACATCGTCTTCTCCCTGCTCAACGGGCTGAACAACGTGGTCAGCGGCACCACGGACTTCGCGTCGTGGAATGAGTACAACGACGACGTCATGTGGGCGGTCATCGCCCTGACGCGTGGCTACGAAATCACCGGCCACCGCCCGTTCCTGGATCAGGCGCAATGGCAGTTCAACAAGGTCTGGGACCGGGCCTGGGACACCAAACTGGGCGGCGGCCTGTGGTGGCGCACGGACAATCAGACCAAGAACGCGTGCGTGAACGGTCCGGCCACCATCGCGGCGATGCTGCTCGCGCGCAACACGGTGAACACCGGCTACCGGGCGCAGGCGGACCAGATCTACAACTGGTTGCGCGCCACGCTGGTCAACCCCACGACGGGCCAGGTGGCGGATCACATCCAGGCCAACGGCACCAAGGTCTGGTGGGCCTTCACCTACAACCAGGGCACCTTCGCGGGCGCGTCGACGCTGCTCTACCAGGCCACGGGCAACACCAGCTACCGCGACGTGGGCGGGCTGGCGGTGAACTGGACCCGCCGCAACCTCACGGGCCAGCACGTCGCCGACATCCTCAACGACGAGTACGACGCCAACGGCGGCAGTGGTGACACCGCCGGCTTCAAGGGCATCTTCGTGCGGTGGGCGGGCAAGTGGGCGGGCGCGGCCAACGATGCGTCCATCAAGAGCTGGCTGGCCAATAACTCCAACACCGCGTGGTCGTACCGGAACTCCTCGGGCGTGATGTGGGGCCAGTGGTGGCGGCGCACCCCGGACAACTACGTCACGTCCTGGGAGTCGAGTCCCGGCCTCGCCGTGTCCCAGACGCCGTACTGA
- the uvrA gene encoding excinuclease ABC subunit UvrA, translating into MSEPDTLSIRGAKEHNLKNISLDIPKKKLVVFTGVSGSGKSSLAFDTLYAEGQRRYVESLSAYARQFLGQMEKPRYDTIRGLSPTISIEQKAASNNPRSTVGTVTEVHDYLRVLFASVGVQHCPQCGQRVGKQSAQQIVDTLMAQPAGTKAMVLAPVVSNRKGEHKDILTEALKRGFSRARIDGKVKSLEEKIELDKKSKHDIALIIDRVVIKPDGKQRLTDSVETALREGKGLLIITDETGSPATDRVMSELNACHACGLSFGELTPSSFSFNNPLGMCSDCNGLGTKAEMDPERIVPDGSRTIREGAVEPWASGMNRGEGWTADFVESLANAFGIDLDTPYAKLSTKAKKILMYGVDGKSFNVKWGDGGNYEMEWEGLVNKLMRSFKTTTSEAARTYYQKFFSDKPCPTCDGARLKPESRAVKVHGRSIVDLSRQTIGDALGWLRGLKLTETERKIATELLKEIRSRLGFLEDVGLNYLTLDRTASTLSGGESQRIRLASQMGSELTGVIYILDEPSIGLHQRDNGKLLGTLKRLRDLGNSVVVVEHDEETMEEADYLVDFGPGAGELGGQVVAQGTPAEVMEDENSVTGAYLSGRKEIEVPEKRRPLGKAKVSIQGAKENNLKDVTVDIPLGVFVAVTGVSGAGKSTLINEILYPAAARALYESREVPGKHKAITGLENLDKVIDIDQRPIGRTPRSNPATYTKLFDTIREVFAMTPEARAFGYTAGRFSFNIKGGRCEACEGDGVKLVEMHFLADVYVPCEVCGGKRFNEATLRVRYKGKNIAEVLDMSVREAMQLFAAHKDIMRVLQTLEDVGLGYIRLGQSSPTLSGGEAQRIKLARELARVATGRTLYILDEPTTGLHFEDIRKLLQVLNRLVQAGNTVLVIEHNLDVIKSADWVIDMGPEGGAGGGQLLAVGTPEEVAQVKESYTGRYLHQVLTKKRRHRVGQRLKELASPAA; encoded by the coding sequence ATGTCCGAGCCCGATACCCTCTCCATCCGTGGAGCCAAGGAGCACAACCTCAAGAACATCTCCCTGGATATTCCCAAGAAGAAGCTGGTGGTGTTCACCGGCGTCTCGGGATCCGGGAAGAGTTCACTCGCGTTCGACACCCTCTACGCCGAGGGCCAGCGCCGCTACGTGGAGAGCCTGTCCGCCTACGCCCGGCAGTTCCTGGGGCAGATGGAGAAGCCCCGCTACGACACCATCCGAGGCCTGTCTCCCACCATCTCCATCGAGCAGAAGGCGGCGAGCAACAACCCGCGCTCCACGGTGGGCACCGTCACCGAGGTCCATGACTACCTGCGCGTGCTCTTCGCCTCCGTCGGCGTGCAGCACTGCCCCCAGTGCGGCCAGCGCGTGGGCAAGCAGAGCGCCCAGCAGATCGTCGACACGCTGATGGCCCAGCCCGCGGGCACCAAGGCCATGGTGCTGGCCCCCGTGGTGAGCAACCGCAAGGGCGAGCACAAGGACATCCTCACGGAAGCGCTCAAGCGCGGCTTCTCTCGCGCGCGCATCGACGGCAAGGTCAAGAGCCTGGAGGAGAAGATCGAGCTGGACAAGAAGTCCAAGCACGACATCGCGCTCATCATCGACCGGGTGGTCATCAAGCCCGATGGCAAGCAGCGGCTGACGGACTCGGTGGAGACAGCGCTGCGCGAGGGCAAGGGCCTGCTCATCATCACCGACGAGACGGGCAGCCCGGCGACGGATCGCGTCATGAGCGAGCTCAACGCCTGCCATGCGTGTGGACTGTCCTTCGGCGAGCTCACCCCCTCCTCGTTCTCCTTCAACAACCCGCTGGGCATGTGCTCGGACTGCAATGGCCTGGGCACCAAGGCGGAGATGGATCCGGAGCGCATCGTCCCGGACGGCTCGCGCACCATCCGCGAGGGCGCGGTGGAGCCGTGGGCCAGTGGCATGAACCGAGGCGAGGGCTGGACGGCGGACTTCGTGGAGAGCCTGGCCAACGCCTTCGGCATCGACCTGGACACGCCCTACGCGAAGCTGTCCACCAAGGCGAAGAAGATCCTCATGTATGGCGTGGACGGCAAGTCGTTCAACGTGAAGTGGGGCGACGGCGGCAACTACGAGATGGAGTGGGAGGGCCTGGTCAACAAGCTGATGCGCAGCTTCAAGACGACCACCTCCGAGGCCGCGCGCACGTACTACCAGAAGTTCTTCAGTGACAAGCCCTGCCCCACCTGTGACGGCGCGCGGCTCAAGCCGGAGAGCCGGGCCGTCAAGGTCCATGGGCGCTCCATCGTGGACCTGAGCCGGCAGACGATTGGCGACGCGCTCGGCTGGCTCAGGGGCCTGAAGCTCACGGAGACGGAGCGGAAGATCGCCACCGAGCTGCTCAAGGAGATCCGCAGCCGCCTGGGCTTCCTCGAGGACGTGGGCCTCAACTACCTGACCCTGGACCGCACCGCGTCCACGCTGTCCGGTGGCGAGAGCCAGCGCATCCGGCTCGCGTCGCAGATGGGCAGCGAGCTCACCGGCGTCATCTACATCCTCGACGAGCCGTCCATCGGCCTGCACCAGCGGGACAATGGCAAGCTGCTCGGCACGCTCAAGCGCCTGCGCGACCTGGGAAACTCCGTGGTCGTGGTGGAGCACGACGAGGAGACGATGGAGGAGGCGGACTACCTGGTGGACTTCGGTCCCGGCGCGGGAGAGCTGGGCGGCCAGGTGGTGGCCCAGGGCACGCCCGCCGAGGTGATGGAGGACGAGAACAGCGTCACCGGCGCCTACCTCTCCGGCCGCAAGGAGATCGAGGTCCCCGAGAAGCGCCGCCCCCTGGGCAAGGCCAAGGTGAGCATCCAGGGCGCCAAGGAGAACAACCTCAAGGACGTGACGGTGGACATCCCGCTGGGCGTCTTCGTGGCCGTCACGGGCGTGTCCGGCGCGGGCAAGTCCACGCTCATCAATGAAATCCTCTACCCCGCCGCGGCGCGCGCCCTGTACGAGAGCCGCGAGGTACCGGGCAAGCACAAGGCCATCACCGGGTTGGAGAACCTGGACAAGGTCATCGACATCGACCAGCGGCCCATCGGGCGCACGCCGCGCAGCAACCCGGCGACGTACACGAAGCTCTTCGACACCATCCGCGAGGTGTTCGCGATGACGCCCGAGGCGCGCGCCTTCGGCTACACCGCCGGCCGCTTCTCCTTCAACATCAAGGGCGGACGCTGCGAGGCGTGCGAGGGCGATGGCGTGAAGCTCGTGGAGATGCACTTCCTCGCGGACGTGTACGTGCCGTGCGAGGTGTGTGGCGGCAAGCGCTTCAACGAGGCCACGCTGCGCGTGCGCTACAAGGGCAAGAACATCGCGGAAGTGCTCGACATGAGCGTGCGCGAGGCGATGCAACTCTTCGCCGCGCACAAGGACATCATGCGCGTGCTCCAGACGCTGGAGGACGTGGGGCTCGGCTACATCCGGCTGGGGCAGAGCTCCCCCACGCTGTCGGGTGGCGAGGCCCAGCGCATCAAGCTGGCGAGGGAACTGGCGCGCGTGGCCACCGGCCGCACGCTCTACATCCTCGACGAGCCCACCACGGGTCTGCACTTCGAGGACATCCGCAAGCTGCTCCAGGTGCTCAACCGCCTGGTGCAGGCGGGCAACACCGTGCTCGTCATCGAGCACAACCTGGATGTCATCAAGAGCGCCGACTGGGTCATCGACATGGGCCCCGAGGGTGGCGCGGGCGGCGGCCAATTGCTCGCCGTCGGCACGCCCGAGGAAGTGGCCCAGGTGAAGGAGAGCTACACCGGGCGCTACCTCCACCAGGTGTTGACCAAGAAGCGTCGGCACCGCGTGGGCCAGCGCCTCAAGGAGTTGGCGTCTCCGGCCGCGTAG
- a CDS encoding transposase, whose protein sequence is MSFIQFFGSALQVTPHFHSLVPDGVFVPREGGVRFEQVAADTRRVSFLWSYPNMMPLPARTVRRIADTLLPWRFERIYGAFTGREVMREGEAAVRMSAARYIELLEAPPTS, encoded by the coding sequence GTGTCATTCATCCAGTTCTTCGGTTCCGCCTTGCAGGTGACTCCTCATTTCCACTCGCTGGTGCCGGACGGCGTCTTCGTGCCGCGGGAGGGCGGCGTGCGCTTCGAGCAAGTCGCGGCCGATACCCGCCGCGTGTCGTTCCTGTGGAGCTATCCCAACATGATGCCGCTGCCCGCACGCACGGTGCGGCGCATCGCCGACACACTGCTCCCCTGGCGATTCGAGCGCATCTACGGCGCCTTCACCGGGCGTGAGGTGATGCGGGAGGGTGAAGCCGCCGTCAGGATGTCCGCCGCGCGCTACATCGAACTTCTGGAAGCGCCGCCCACCTCGTAG
- a CDS encoding bifunctional metallophosphatase/5'-nucleotidase — MTHPPSRTLFGALTLGSLLLAQSGCHEDPPAPTPDPESPPVHVQVLAFNDFHGNLEAPSGSNGRIKVPTENGGTADVNAGGAAFLAHHLQALRAENPDNTVVVSAGDLIGASPLISGIFHDEPTIEAMNLMGLDFNSVGNHEFDDGSAELLRMQSGGCHPVDGCQAGTNFPGAKFKFLSANVFTDLAARKTLFPAYGIREFQGVKVAFIGMTLEGTPLIVAPSGVKGLSFQDEADTVNALVPELQAQGVKAIVVVIHEGGLPTGLYDECPGISGPIKDIAERLDAEVDVVASGHTHQAYNCVINGKRVTSAASYGRLITDIDLTLDPRTGDVVDATARNVVVTRDTPDAPVEAYVQGIIAKAAPLRDKVIGNTPSELKAPVRPIQAGVSGESVMGNVVADAMLAATREPAMGGAVIALQNSGGVRADINAGDITFGEVFSVQPFANNLVTLTLTGAQLDTLLESQFQPSGTSILQPSRGFSFAWSASAPAGSKVDPASIKLDGVTVDPTGSYRITVNNFMASGGDGYTVLLEGKEPLTGAIDVDAVEAYLRANNPLSPPALGRITLLP, encoded by the coding sequence ATGACCCATCCCCCTTCTCGCACGCTGTTCGGTGCTCTGACCCTTGGCTCCCTGCTCCTGGCCCAGTCTGGCTGCCACGAGGATCCTCCGGCGCCCACGCCCGACCCGGAGTCCCCGCCCGTCCATGTCCAGGTCCTGGCCTTCAATGACTTTCACGGCAACCTGGAGGCGCCCTCGGGCAGCAATGGCCGCATCAAGGTGCCCACCGAGAATGGTGGCACGGCCGATGTGAATGCCGGCGGCGCGGCCTTCCTCGCCCATCACCTCCAGGCGCTGCGGGCGGAGAACCCCGACAACACCGTGGTGGTGTCCGCGGGAGACCTGATTGGCGCCTCGCCGCTCATCTCCGGCATCTTCCACGACGAGCCCACCATCGAGGCGATGAACCTGATGGGCCTGGACTTCAACTCCGTGGGCAACCACGAGTTCGACGATGGCTCCGCGGAGCTGCTGCGCATGCAGTCGGGCGGCTGCCATCCGGTGGACGGGTGTCAGGCGGGCACGAACTTCCCCGGCGCGAAGTTCAAGTTCCTCTCGGCCAACGTGTTCACCGACCTGGCCGCCCGGAAGACGCTCTTTCCCGCCTACGGCATCCGCGAGTTCCAGGGCGTGAAGGTCGCCTTCATCGGCATGACCCTCGAGGGCACGCCGCTCATCGTCGCTCCGTCCGGCGTGAAGGGGCTCTCCTTCCAGGACGAGGCCGACACGGTCAACGCGCTGGTCCCCGAGCTCCAGGCGCAGGGCGTGAAGGCCATCGTGGTGGTCATCCACGAGGGCGGCCTGCCCACGGGCCTCTATGACGAGTGCCCGGGTATCTCCGGCCCCATCAAGGACATCGCCGAGCGGCTCGATGCCGAGGTGGACGTGGTGGCCTCGGGCCATACGCACCAGGCCTACAACTGCGTCATCAACGGCAAGCGCGTCACCAGCGCGGCCAGCTACGGGCGGCTCATCACCGACATCGACCTGACGCTGGATCCCCGCACGGGCGACGTGGTGGACGCGACCGCGCGCAATGTCGTCGTCACGCGGGACACGCCGGACGCGCCGGTGGAGGCCTATGTGCAGGGCATCATCGCCAAGGCGGCGCCCCTGCGGGACAAGGTCATTGGCAACACCCCGAGCGAGCTGAAGGCCCCCGTACGGCCCATTCAGGCGGGTGTCTCGGGCGAGTCGGTGATGGGCAACGTCGTCGCGGACGCGATGCTCGCGGCCACGCGGGAGCCGGCCATGGGCGGGGCTGTCATCGCCTTGCAGAACTCGGGAGGCGTTCGCGCCGACATCAACGCCGGTGACATCACCTTCGGGGAGGTGTTCTCCGTCCAGCCCTTCGCCAACAACCTGGTGACGCTGACGCTCACCGGCGCGCAGCTCGACACGCTGCTGGAGTCGCAGTTCCAGCCGAGCGGCACCTCCATCCTCCAGCCGTCGCGGGGCTTCTCCTTCGCGTGGAGTGCCTCGGCGCCCGCGGGAAGCAAGGTGGATCCCGCTTCCATCAAGCTGGATGGCGTGACCGTGGATCCCACGGGGAGCTACCGGATCACGGTGAACAACTTCATGGCCTCCGGCGGAGATGGTTACACGGTGCTGCTCGAGGGGAAGGAGCCGCTCACGGGGGCCATCGACGTCGACGCGGTGGAGGCCTACCTGCGCGCCAACAACCCCCTGTCTCCGCCCGCGCTGGGCCGCATTACCCTGCTGCCCTGA
- a CDS encoding nucleotidyltransferase domain-containing protein, whose amino-acid sequence MTEQDSDVPSLAREWAERFATFEQVRAVALGGSWVTGAADPRSDLDLIVYANPPPPVEARRSLILPTATRAEIDNLFFGTGDEWIDTRGQGVDVAYWSPEWIEDQLDRVLVRFEASLGYTTSFLHTVRNSRVLFDRAGWLARLQARARSAYPEPLCHAIVAKNHPVLRRKLSSYLEQIELALHRADPVSVQHRVTAVLASYFDILFAVNRVPHPGEKRLLEQVRHLCPKRPPELESQVVAVIRAVGGPGQELLSHLQVLLDGLDSMLVSEGLI is encoded by the coding sequence ATGACTGAACAAGATTCGGATGTCCCTTCACTGGCCCGTGAGTGGGCGGAACGCTTCGCCACCTTCGAGCAGGTTCGAGCGGTGGCGCTGGGTGGCTCTTGGGTGACGGGTGCCGCCGATCCGCGCTCGGATCTCGACCTGATCGTCTATGCGAACCCTCCACCTCCCGTCGAGGCGCGGCGCTCGCTCATCTTGCCCACGGCGACTCGTGCCGAGATCGATAATTTGTTCTTCGGCACCGGCGACGAGTGGATCGACACCCGCGGTCAGGGCGTGGATGTCGCTTACTGGAGCCCGGAGTGGATCGAGGACCAGCTAGATCGTGTCCTCGTTCGTTTCGAGGCGTCGCTCGGCTACACCACCAGCTTCTTGCACACGGTGAGGAACTCCCGCGTGCTCTTCGACCGGGCGGGGTGGCTCGCGCGGCTCCAGGCGCGGGCCCGGAGCGCCTACCCAGAGCCTCTGTGCCACGCCATCGTGGCGAAGAACCACCCCGTGCTGCGGCGGAAACTGTCCTCATACCTGGAACAGATTGAACTCGCGCTGCACCGAGCGGACCCGGTGAGCGTGCAACACCGGGTGACGGCGGTGTTGGCGAGCTACTTCGACATCCTGTTCGCGGTGAACCGCGTTCCACACCCGGGCGAGAAGCGGCTCCTGGAACAGGTGCGGCATCTGTGCCCCAAGCGGCCACCCGAGCTGGAATCCCAGGTGGTGGCGGTGATCCGCGCGGTGGGCGGCCCCGGACAGGAACTGCTGTCCCACCTTCAGGTGTTGCTGGATGGGCTGGACTCGATGCTGGTTTCCGAGGGGCTGATCTAA
- a CDS encoding metallophosphoesterase family protein: MAPDSLLIAGVGDIHGRFHRVEAWLDALEQVRGRPVDLALAVGDVEAFRLADDHRRKAAKRAMPAEFAGYADGVRTMKRPLYFIGGNNEDFEALHDAPEGFSLAPNVHYLGRAGLKELNGLRVAYLSGIHAPRFYEQPLKRPRSLDTAKQAGYFRACEVEKVQALRDVDLLLVHEWPRGLPQRAQEREVPPPGRALPSYWIGNPVTRRLVETIHPKWVLCGHSHRAFAVTLGTGGRFPSRVVCLDQAARPEEAVFWMELQGREVVCAGWGTSGRVAWRAGEPWGLASLPAPSESASLGTTGS; this comes from the coding sequence ATGGCTCCGGACTCACTGCTGATCGCCGGTGTAGGAGACATCCATGGTCGCTTCCACCGCGTGGAAGCCTGGCTGGACGCGCTGGAGCAGGTGCGTGGCCGCCCCGTGGACCTGGCGCTGGCGGTGGGCGACGTCGAGGCCTTCCGTCTGGCGGATGATCACCGCCGGAAGGCGGCCAAGCGGGCCATGCCCGCGGAGTTCGCGGGGTACGCCGATGGTGTCCGCACCATGAAGCGGCCCCTGTATTTCATCGGTGGCAACAACGAGGACTTCGAGGCCCTGCACGACGCGCCCGAGGGCTTCTCGCTCGCACCCAACGTGCACTACCTGGGCCGGGCGGGACTCAAGGAGTTGAACGGTCTGCGCGTGGCCTACTTGTCGGGTATCCACGCGCCGCGCTTCTATGAGCAGCCGTTGAAGCGGCCGCGCTCGCTCGATACGGCGAAGCAGGCGGGGTACTTCCGCGCGTGCGAGGTGGAGAAGGTCCAGGCGTTGCGTGACGTGGACCTGCTGCTGGTGCACGAGTGGCCGCGGGGTCTGCCTCAGCGGGCCCAGGAGCGCGAGGTGCCTCCGCCGGGCCGTGCCTTGCCGTCCTATTGGATTGGCAATCCCGTCACCCGCCGGTTGGTGGAGACGATCCATCCCAAATGGGTGTTGTGTGGACACTCGCACCGGGCCTTCGCGGTGACGCTGGGCACGGGAGGTCGGTTCCCCTCGCGCGTGGTGTGTCTGGATCAGGCCGCGCGGCCCGAGGAAGCGGTGTTCTGGATGGAACTCCAGGGCCGCGAGGTGGTGTGTGCCGGGTGGGGCACGTCCGGCCGGGTGGCCTGGCGCGCGGGCGAGCCCTGGGGGCTGGCGTCCCTACCCGCTCCCTCCGAGTCCGCGTCCCTCGGCACGACGGGCTCCTGA
- a CDS encoding DUF6310 domain-containing protein gives MGPTEVSERERRPECKPRRVPPKGGNKLHNTCADGIKFNAYRGANALVNGKAFDALQVVAGVLWEVKTDNYDSYPLELQDIVVRKHVRDFLFERELARACGFDFRVGVRSAAHKKALEYAEPALENLIVVMDWC, from the coding sequence GTGGGGCCAACCGAAGTCTCGGAGCGGGAGCGCCGTCCGGAGTGCAAGCCTCGACGGGTGCCGCCCAAGGGCGGGAACAAGCTGCACAACACGTGCGCTGACGGAATCAAGTTCAACGCCTACCGTGGGGCTAACGCGCTGGTCAACGGCAAGGCTTTCGACGCATTGCAAGTTGTCGCGGGCGTTCTTTGGGAGGTGAAGACTGATAACTACGACTCGTACCCGCTCGAACTTCAAGACATTGTAGTAAGAAAGCATGTGCGTGATTTTCTGTTCGAGCGTGAACTTGCGAGGGCGTGCGGATTTGACTTTCGGGTCGGCGTGCGAAGTGCCGCACACAAAAAGGCGCTGGAGTACGCCGAACCGGCGCTCGAAAACCTGATCGTCGTCATGGATTGGTGCTGA